ACGACCGTGCCTCGGCGGCGAGCTCCTGATAGGAAACGCGGTAGATCTCTCCCACGCGGCCCGGATCGAAGTGCTCGGGGATCAAAAGACCTCCACGATCTCCGGCTGCATCTTCTCGAAACGATAGAGCATGGCGGGCCGGTGGCGCCCACCCGTCGCCCGCTCTCCCGAGGCCTCGACGAGACCGAGCGAGAGTACCTTCTTGCGAAAGTTTCGCTTGTCGAGAGAGCGCTTCAACACGGTCTCGTAAGCACTCTGGAGCTGTGACAGGGTGAACTTCGACGGAAGAAGCGAGAACATCACATTCGTGTACTGCACCTTCGACTGAAGACGTTTCTGGGCATAGGCGAGGATCTCTTCGTGATCGTAGGCGAGCGGCCGAGGGCGCCGGTCCAAGTCCCAGAATCGCACCGCTCGGTACTTCTCCGTCGTCTGCAGCGCCACGCCTCCGGGCGGTACCAGAGAGAAATAAGCGACCGAGACCACCCGGTTGGAAGGATCGCGCTTTCGATCGTCGAAGGTGTAGAGCTGTTCGAGGTATACGTGACTGACGCCGGTCTGCTCTCTGAGGATACGCGCCGCCGCCGCGTCGAGGGCTTCTCCGTCCTCGACGAGGCCTCCGGGGAAGGCCCACCGGTCCTCGAACGGCCTTCGTTTCATCTGGATGAGAAGAACCTGCAGGCTGCCTTCGAGGACGGTGAAGATGCAGTTGTCGACGGCGACACCGATGTTTTGGCGGAGCCTCCCGTGGTCGGGCACGAAATTAGTGTACTCTATACACTAACAAAGCGCAAGTCGCTAGAGCTTTAGTCCTTTCAAGTAGTTCCGGAAGGCGTTGCCCAGATCGGGCCGTCTCAGCGCATACTCGACCGTTGCAGTGAGGAAACCCAGCTTGTTCCCGCAGTCGTGTCGAACGCCCCGGAACTCGAACCCATAGACCGGCGTCTCCGACAACAAAGACTGGAGAGCGTTCGTGAGCTGGATCTCGCCTCTTTGATCGCGGTCGGTCTCGCGAATGTGCCGGAAGATGGATGGAGTCAATATGTAGCGTCCGATGATCGCGAGATCGGAGGGGGCCTCGTGCTTCGGCGGCTTTTCCACCAGGCCGCTTACCCGATGGAGCCGTTCGCCCTCGGGGGCCGCGGCGATGACGCCGTAGCTCGAGATTTCCTCTGGCCTCACGCGCATCACGGCGAGGACCGGGGCCCTCACTCGCTCGAAGACCTCGATCATCTGGGCGATGCAAGGGACGTCACTGACGACGAGGTCGTCGCCGAGAAGGACGGCGAAAGGCTGGTCGCCGACGATCGGCTCGGAAACCAGCACGGCGTGCCCGAGTCCGAGCGCCTCCTTCTGGCGAACGTACGAGACGTTGACGAGATCGGAGATGGACCTCACGATGGCGAGCTCCTCGGGCTTGTGCTTCTCCTCGAGGAAGCGCTCGAGCTCGAAGGAGACGTCGAAGTGGTCTTCGATCGCCGTCTTGCCCCGCCCGGTCACGATGACCACGTCGCTGATTCCGGCTTCGACCGATTCTTCCACGACGTACTGAATGAGAGGTTTGTCTACGAGGGGGAGCATCTCTTTCGGTTGCGCCTTCGTCGCCGGGAGGAAGCGGGTGCCGAGTCCTGCAGCCGGAAGAACTGCTTTGCGAATCATCATGTAAGAGTTTCCTTGTCGATTCTTGGAGTTGGGAGTACAAAGCGAGCGATTGCAATAGGTTAGCATGCTCCATCTTCCACGCGCAAGAGACGGCTCGAGAAGGGGGGCGGCAGTCGGAGGTTTCTCGTTTCAGGGTTAAAATGCGCTTCGATGCTCGATCTGAACTTCGCAACCCAGAACATCGACTTCGTCCGTGCGCGCGTGCGCGAGCGCGGCGTCGACGTCGATCTCGACGAGCTCGTCCGCCTGAACGACGAGAGGAAGCGCCTCCAGACCGAGGTCAGCACTCTGCGACACGACCATTCGGAGTCCTCCAAACAGATTGGCGCCCTGTTCAAACAGGGGAAGAAGGAAGAAGCCGAGGCACTTCGCGGCGAGCTTCGCGCCGCGTCCGATCGAATCAAGGAAAAGGAGGAGCGCCAGAGCGAGGCCGAAGAGCAGTGCGAGAGGCTCTTGGCAACGCTTCCCAATCTGGCTCACGAGAGCGTGCCCGTGGGCGCCGACGCCTCGTCGAACGTCGAAGTGCGAAGGGTCGGCGAGCCAAGGAATTTCCCCTTCGATCCCCGGCCGCACTGGGAGCTCGGAGAATCGCTCGGCATCCTCGACTTCGACCGCGCGGGGAAGATATCGGGCGCCCGCTTCG
This portion of the Vicinamibacteria bacterium genome encodes:
- a CDS encoding NUDIX domain-containing protein, translated to MPDHGRLRQNIGVAVDNCIFTVLEGSLQVLLIQMKRRPFEDRWAFPGGLVEDGEALDAAAARILREQTGVSHVYLEQLYTFDDRKRDPSNRVVSVAYFSLVPPGGVALQTTEKYRAVRFWDLDRRPRPLAYDHEEILAYAQKRLQSKVQYTNVMFSLLPSKFTLSQLQSAYETVLKRSLDKRNFRKKVLSLGLVEASGERATGGRHRPAMLYRFEKMQPEIVEVF
- the galU gene encoding UTP--glucose-1-phosphate uridylyltransferase GalU, with translation MMIRKAVLPAAGLGTRFLPATKAQPKEMLPLVDKPLIQYVVEESVEAGISDVVIVTGRGKTAIEDHFDVSFELERFLEEKHKPEELAIVRSISDLVNVSYVRQKEALGLGHAVLVSEPIVGDQPFAVLLGDDLVVSDVPCIAQMIEVFERVRAPVLAVMRVRPEEISSYGVIAAAPEGERLHRVSGLVEKPPKHEAPSDLAIIGRYILTPSIFRHIRETDRDQRGEIQLTNALQSLLSETPVYGFEFRGVRHDCGNKLGFLTATVEYALRRPDLGNAFRNYLKGLKL